The Methanothrix sp. genome includes a region encoding these proteins:
- a CDS encoding acylphosphatase: protein MLRVEIVAKGDVQRVGYRDAVQSIARRLGISGIVQNVEPYDVRIIAEGEESALKEFVRAINIQDRPIRVEELEVKWSAATGEFQYFRILRGDWQEELGERFDVAIRLLHRSIELGEQNLAVSKENLAVSKETLAVSKENLAVGKENLSVGRMMLEKQDLMLEKQDETIEELRGVRSDLKEHMEKRFARIEGEIAEIKRAIRELVLHNKIF from the coding sequence ATGCTTCGAGTTGAGATCGTTGCGAAGGGGGACGTCCAGAGGGTCGGATACCGGGATGCTGTTCAGAGCATAGCCAGAAGGCTCGGTATTTCCGGCATCGTCCAGAACGTGGAACCTTATGATGTCAGGATCATCGCTGAGGGAGAGGAGTCCGCCCTGAAGGAGTTTGTAAGGGCGATAAACATTCAGGATAGGCCGATCAGGGTTGAGGAGCTTGAAGTGAAATGGAGCGCGGCTACAGGCGAGTTCCAGTACTTCAGGATCCTGAGAGGGGACTGGCAGGAGGAACTCGGCGAGAGGTTCGATGTCGCGATAAGGCTTCTCCACAGAAGCATCGAGCTGGGCGAACAGAATCTGGCGGTGAGCAAGGAGAATCTGGCAGTCAGCAAGGAGACTCTCGCAGTGAGCAAGGAGAATCTGGCAGTCGGCAAGGAGAACCTCTCCGTAGGAAGGATGATGCTCGAGAAGCAGGATCTGATGCTTGAGAAGCAGGATGAGACGATCGAGGAGCTCCGGGGAGTGAGATCAGATCTCAAAGAGCACATGGAGAAGAGGTTCGCCCGGATCGAGGGAGAGATCGCTGAGATCAAGAGGGCGATAAGGGAGCTAGTGCTCCATAACAAAATATTTTAA